From a single Arthrobacter sp. SLBN-112 genomic region:
- a CDS encoding plasmid pRiA4b ORF-3 family protein: MPTVGTAPGLNLRISIEDSEPLIWRRLFLPETLTIGQFHLAVQAAFGWENRHLYGVRGTDCAGRERRIIGPDDEAEDLQAESASAVVLSELLDPQKPGMAFDYDYDFGDSWTHRVELVGAAELQPGEMLCVEGARRGAIEDSGGPHGYRQLIEAIQDPSHPDHQEATSWAYGMTGLYGHRFDPAAFDLHAANRKLRMLSLQWWPQPLGDPERDSVLRPVRWLLHEASGDGVELTKDGYLKPALVKRAMEELGWAHPAMGKGNRETHARQVAELRQHLMDWKLLSKRKGRLVLSPRGRRGLERPEDLWDYVVDEIARPQHPGVYLVTLLQVHWHLTGIEPPYAFQAGIIHEDLRMAGMVTRSGDPIPEEWGADINRTVRWSLECLHLTEPARDSMGPPLLTDGGVKFLLDVVDRARTFPPAGLRLERHFP; encoded by the coding sequence ATGCCAACAGTGGGAACAGCGCCGGGTCTCAACCTTCGTATCAGCATTGAGGACAGCGAGCCGCTGATTTGGCGCCGACTATTCCTCCCTGAAACTCTGACCATCGGCCAATTCCACCTGGCCGTGCAGGCAGCCTTTGGATGGGAGAACCGCCATCTCTATGGCGTGCGCGGGACAGACTGTGCGGGCCGTGAGCGCAGGATCATTGGGCCCGACGATGAAGCGGAAGACCTGCAGGCAGAGTCCGCGTCCGCCGTCGTCCTCTCCGAACTTCTCGATCCACAGAAGCCAGGGATGGCCTTCGACTACGACTACGACTTCGGGGATTCGTGGACCCATCGTGTGGAACTCGTGGGAGCTGCAGAGCTTCAACCGGGTGAGATGTTGTGTGTCGAGGGCGCCCGGCGCGGGGCGATCGAGGACTCAGGCGGCCCACACGGTTATAGGCAACTAATCGAAGCGATTCAGGACCCATCGCACCCGGACCACCAGGAGGCCACATCCTGGGCTTACGGCATGACTGGTTTGTATGGCCACCGATTCGATCCCGCTGCCTTCGATCTGCACGCCGCCAACAGGAAGCTGCGGATGCTCAGCCTGCAGTGGTGGCCACAGCCGTTAGGGGATCCGGAGCGGGACAGCGTCCTCCGGCCGGTCCGGTGGCTCCTGCATGAAGCGTCCGGCGATGGAGTGGAGCTCACCAAGGACGGTTACCTCAAGCCGGCCCTGGTGAAGCGGGCCATGGAGGAGCTTGGCTGGGCGCACCCGGCCATGGGCAAGGGCAACCGTGAGACGCATGCCCGCCAGGTCGCTGAATTGCGCCAGCACCTGATGGACTGGAAACTCCTGTCCAAACGAAAGGGCCGGCTGGTCCTGTCCCCGCGTGGACGGCGGGGACTCGAGCGGCCCGAGGACCTGTGGGACTACGTGGTGGACGAGATCGCCCGCCCGCAACATCCGGGTGTTTACCTGGTGACGCTGCTGCAGGTGCACTGGCACCTTACCGGCATCGAGCCGCCGTACGCGTTCCAAGCCGGGATCATCCACGAGGACCTGCGGATGGCAGGCATGGTCACCCGTTCAGGCGACCCGATACCGGAGGAGTGGGGCGCCGACATTAACCGCACTGTCCGCTGGAGCCTTGAATGCCTGCACCTGACGGAGCCCGCACGGGACTCCATGGGCCCTCCGCTGCTCACCGACGGCGGGGTAAAATTCCTTCTGGACGTCGTGGACCGGGCCAGGACTTTTCCGCCCGCAGGCCTGCGCCTCGAGCGGCATTTTCCTTAG
- a CDS encoding plastocyanin/azurin family copper-binding protein yields MKHYRGTTPRSNKLAFIVAFAVALLASLAAAGPASADEGSHRTWQVQVGSESRDQEIQGMAFLPSEIFINKRDTITWHANSAEIHTVTFLASGQSLQPFNPFSNDELLKRGGDSYDGHSYYNSGLLANVDVPGFPDARSYSLSFPREGDFTYYCLVHGMVMKGTVHVRDRGTDYPYSQADYDKASRAQERSILRDGQQLDASLAQQASNHKVIAGGDDGVAMVMRFVRPTVTVHVGDTVVFANTGMDAPHTVTFGTEPANIFAPSGDRSHFNGGDLNSGIMWPGDEFAVTFQAKGTFEYICALHDYMGMVGKVRVVD; encoded by the coding sequence ATGAAGCACTATCGGGGAACCACACCGAGATCCAACAAACTGGCATTCATTGTCGCATTCGCTGTTGCACTACTCGCCTCATTGGCTGCAGCCGGCCCCGCATCGGCCGACGAAGGGAGCCACCGGACCTGGCAGGTGCAGGTGGGCTCTGAATCCCGCGACCAGGAGATTCAGGGGATGGCGTTCCTTCCCTCGGAAATCTTTATCAACAAGCGGGACACGATCACGTGGCACGCTAACTCCGCGGAAATTCACACGGTGACGTTCCTGGCATCGGGACAGTCGCTGCAACCATTCAATCCGTTCAGCAACGACGAGTTGCTGAAGCGCGGAGGGGACAGCTACGACGGGCATTCGTACTACAACTCCGGCCTCCTGGCCAACGTGGACGTCCCTGGCTTCCCCGATGCGAGGAGCTACAGCCTGTCGTTCCCGCGGGAAGGCGACTTTACGTACTACTGCCTCGTCCACGGCATGGTGATGAAGGGAACCGTCCACGTGCGCGATCGGGGCACGGACTACCCCTACAGCCAGGCGGACTACGACAAGGCATCGAGGGCCCAGGAGAGGTCCATCCTCCGGGACGGGCAGCAACTCGACGCATCCCTGGCGCAGCAGGCAAGCAACCACAAGGTAATAGCCGGCGGTGACGACGGCGTGGCGATGGTCATGCGCTTTGTCCGGCCAACCGTCACGGTGCACGTCGGCGATACCGTCGTGTTCGCCAACACAGGCATGGACGCTCCCCATACCGTCACGTTTGGCACCGAACCGGCGAACATTTTCGCCCCGTCCGGCGACCGCTCGCATTTCAACGGCGGCGATCTCAATTCGGGAATCATGTGGCCCGGGGATGAGTTCGCTGTGACGTTCCAGGCGAAGGGAACCTTTGAGTACATCTGCGCACTCCATGACTACATGGGCATGGTGGGCAAGGTGAGGGTCGTCGACTGA
- a CDS encoding FadR/GntR family transcriptional regulator, producing the protein MSTATVQDGDEVHDGAPAPAAQGRVIEAVGVAIASGELAPGTRLTLEGLQHEYGISRTVARDTMKVLESMNLVYSRRRVGIVVQEPSLWNVFDPNLVRWRLASDRRDLQYSSLTELRIAVEPIAAAGAARRASAAERTQLVSLAADLRRLGEAGDLQAFLAADIAFHQLLLRSCGNEMFRALEGMIAEVLTSRTRQGLMPFKPRSEALQAHDDVASAVAGGDTAEAERAMHHILDEVREAMGLR; encoded by the coding sequence ATGTCGACGGCGACAGTCCAGGACGGCGATGAAGTGCACGACGGCGCTCCCGCCCCGGCGGCGCAGGGCCGGGTCATTGAGGCGGTGGGGGTTGCCATAGCTTCAGGGGAACTCGCCCCGGGTACCCGGCTCACGCTGGAAGGGCTGCAGCACGAATACGGGATCTCGCGGACCGTTGCCCGGGACACCATGAAGGTCCTGGAATCGATGAACCTGGTCTACTCACGCCGGCGTGTGGGCATCGTGGTGCAGGAACCCTCACTATGGAACGTCTTCGACCCGAACCTGGTGCGCTGGCGGCTGGCCTCGGACCGGCGGGACCTGCAGTACAGCAGCCTCACCGAGCTGCGCATCGCCGTCGAGCCGATCGCCGCCGCGGGCGCGGCACGCCGGGCCAGCGCCGCGGAGCGTACACAACTGGTGTCCCTGGCCGCCGACCTCCGCCGCCTGGGCGAGGCCGGTGACCTCCAGGCCTTCCTGGCCGCCGATATCGCGTTCCATCAGCTGCTGCTGCGAAGCTGCGGCAATGAAATGTTCCGGGCCCTGGAAGGGATGATCGCGGAGGTCCTGACCAGCCGGACCCGGCAGGGGCTCATGCCGTTCAAGCCGCGGAGCGAGGCACTGCAGGCGCACGATGACGTTGCATCGGCCGTGGCCGGCGGCGATACCGCGGAGGCAGAACGGGCCATGCACCACATCCTCGATGAGGTGCGGGAGGCGATGGGGCTGCGCTGA
- a CDS encoding gluconokinase has protein sequence MQYPATHLVVMGVAGSGKSTLAAALSQQLGWACAEADEFHPQANITKMSQGIPLQDEDRWPWLEEIRSWMTAQAAAGKSTVLTCSALKRGYRELLSGSEGRVIFLHLDGGADLISQRMQGRVGHFMPPTLLPSQLATLEPLSQEELDAGSLRLDISCSPEELVAAVVHALNLPSGQAPAAS, from the coding sequence ATGCAGTATCCAGCCACGCACCTGGTGGTCATGGGCGTTGCCGGTTCCGGCAAATCCACCCTGGCGGCCGCCCTGTCCCAGCAACTGGGGTGGGCCTGCGCAGAAGCCGATGAGTTCCACCCCCAAGCAAACATCACCAAGATGAGCCAGGGGATTCCGCTCCAGGACGAGGACCGCTGGCCCTGGCTCGAGGAGATCCGCAGCTGGATGACCGCGCAGGCCGCCGCCGGCAAGAGCACCGTCCTCACCTGCTCCGCGCTTAAGCGCGGCTACCGTGAGCTGCTCTCCGGCTCAGAAGGCCGCGTCATTTTCCTCCACCTCGACGGCGGCGCGGACTTGATCAGCCAGAGGATGCAGGGGCGGGTGGGCCACTTCATGCCGCCCACCCTGCTGCCCAGCCAGCTGGCAACCCTTGAGCCGCTCAGCCAGGAAGAGCTGGACGCAGGCAGCCTCCGGCTCGACATCTCGTGCTCACCCGAAGAGCTGGTCGCCGCCGTCGTCCATGCCCTCAACCTCCCCTCCGGCCAGGCGCCCGCGGCGTCCTGA